A portion of the Mycobacterium paraseoulense genome contains these proteins:
- the folK gene encoding 2-amino-4-hydroxy-6-hydroxymethyldihydropteridine diphosphokinase, with product MTWVVLSIGSNLGDRLARLQSVVDGLGETVLAVSPVYETDPWGRVDQAPFLNAVLIANDPACDGQGWLRRAQEFERAAGRVRGERWGPRTLDVDLIACYGEEEVISRENNLTLPHPLAHLRAFVMIPWLAIDPEARLTVAEGPQPVASLLAELDPADRESVRLTGLTLERAGGSRADREPEA from the coding sequence ATGACTTGGGTGGTGCTGTCCATCGGATCCAACCTGGGCGACCGTCTCGCGCGGTTGCAGTCGGTCGTCGACGGCCTGGGCGAGACGGTGCTCGCGGTGTCGCCGGTGTACGAGACCGACCCGTGGGGCCGGGTCGACCAGGCGCCGTTTCTCAACGCGGTGCTGATCGCGAACGACCCGGCCTGCGACGGGCAGGGCTGGCTGCGCCGGGCGCAGGAATTCGAGCGGGCGGCCGGCCGGGTCCGCGGCGAGCGGTGGGGCCCGCGCACCCTCGACGTCGACCTGATCGCGTGTTACGGCGAGGAGGAGGTGATCTCGCGCGAGAACAACCTGACGCTGCCGCACCCGCTCGCCCATTTGCGGGCGTTCGTCATGATCCCGTGGCTTGCCATCGACCCCGAAGCCCGGCTGACCGTCGCCGAGGGCCCGCAACCCGTCGCGAGCCTGCTCGCCGAACTGGACCCGGCCGACCGGGAAAGCGTCCGATTGACCGGCCTGACGCTCGAGCGGGCGGGCGGGTCGCGGGCCGATCGGGAGCCGGAAGCCTGA
- the folB gene encoding dihydroneopterin aldolase gives MADRIELRGLTIRGRHGVFQHERADGQEFVVDITVWIDLADAAASDELSDTYDYAALAQLAADVVAGPPRNLIEAVGGEIADRVMHDERVHAVEVVVHKPQAPIPLQFADVAVVVRRSRRGGRGSVVPAERRL, from the coding sequence ATGGCTGATCGAATCGAATTGCGGGGGTTGACGATTCGTGGGCGACACGGAGTTTTCCAGCACGAGCGCGCCGACGGGCAGGAGTTCGTCGTCGACATCACCGTGTGGATCGATCTCGCCGACGCCGCCGCCAGCGACGAGTTGTCGGACACCTACGACTATGCCGCCCTGGCCCAGCTGGCGGCCGACGTCGTGGCCGGGCCGCCGCGGAACCTGATCGAAGCGGTGGGCGGCGAGATCGCCGACCGGGTGATGCACGACGAACGAGTGCACGCCGTCGAGGTGGTGGTGCACAAGCCGCAGGCCCCGATCCCGCTGCAGTTCGCCGACGTCGCGGTGGTGGTGCGGCGGTCGCGGCGCGGCGGCCGCGGTTCGGTCGTCCCGGCGGAGCGGCGCCTATGA
- the folP gene encoding dihydropteroate synthase has product MGVLNVTDDSFSDGGRYLDTGNAVAHGLALVADGADIVDVGGESTRPGATRIDSRVETSRVIPVVKELVAEGITVSIDTMHADVAQAAMQNGARIVNDVSGGRADPAMAPLMADAGLPWVLMHWRSVSSDRPHAAPHYDDVVAEVRAELLASVDAAVAAGVDPAKLVIDPGLGFAKTAQHNWALLRALPQLVATGIPVLLGASRKRFLGTLLTGPDGSPRPPDGRETATAVISALAALYGAWGVRVHDVRATADALKVVGAWARPETEETDLAGNDG; this is encoded by the coding sequence ATGGGAGTCCTGAACGTCACTGACGACTCGTTCTCCGATGGCGGCCGCTATCTCGATACCGGCAACGCGGTGGCGCATGGACTGGCGCTGGTCGCCGACGGCGCGGACATCGTCGACGTCGGTGGGGAGTCGACCCGGCCCGGTGCCACGCGGATCGATTCCCGGGTTGAGACGTCGCGAGTGATTCCCGTGGTCAAAGAGCTTGTGGCGGAGGGGATCACGGTAAGTATCGACACCATGCACGCGGATGTCGCACAAGCGGCGATGCAGAACGGCGCGCGCATCGTCAACGACGTGTCGGGCGGGCGCGCCGACCCGGCGATGGCGCCACTGATGGCCGACGCCGGCCTGCCCTGGGTGTTGATGCATTGGCGGTCGGTGTCGTCCGACCGCCCGCATGCGGCCCCCCACTACGACGACGTGGTCGCCGAAGTGCGCGCCGAGCTACTTGCCAGCGTCGACGCCGCCGTCGCCGCGGGCGTCGACCCCGCCAAGCTGGTGATCGATCCGGGCCTCGGGTTCGCCAAGACCGCGCAGCACAATTGGGCGCTGCTGCGCGCGTTGCCGCAGTTGGTCGCCACCGGAATCCCGGTGCTCCTGGGCGCGTCGCGGAAACGGTTCCTCGGTACGTTGTTAACCGGGCCGGATGGCTCGCCGCGTCCGCCCGACGGCCGCGAGACGGCGACCGCGGTGATATCCGCGCTGGCGGCGCTCTACGGGGCATGGGGCGTCCGCGTGCACGACGTGCGGGCCACGGCCGACGCCCTCAAAGTCGTGGGAGCCTGGGCGCGACCCGAAACGGAGGAGACCGACCTGGCTGGAAACGATGGCTGA
- the folE gene encoding GTP cyclohydrolase I FolE, which translates to MSVTGVGPDTASPSIRVFDQARAEAAVRELLHAIGEDPDRHGLRDTPARVARAYREIFAGLYTDPDSVLNTMFDEDHDELVLVKEIPLYSTCEHHLVSFHGVAHVGYIPGNDGRVTGLSKIARLVDLYAKRPQVQERLTSQIADALMNKLDPRGVIVVIEAEHLCMAMRGVRKPGAVTTTSAVRGQFKTNAASRAEALDLILRK; encoded by the coding sequence ATGTCCGTAACAGGTGTGGGGCCGGACACCGCCTCCCCCTCGATTCGGGTGTTCGACCAGGCGCGTGCCGAGGCCGCGGTGCGCGAGTTGCTGCACGCCATCGGCGAGGACCCGGACCGGCACGGCCTGCGCGACACGCCGGCTCGAGTGGCCCGTGCCTACCGGGAAATCTTCGCCGGGCTCTACACGGACCCCGACAGCGTGCTGAACACGATGTTCGACGAAGACCACGACGAACTGGTGCTCGTTAAGGAAATCCCGCTGTACTCCACGTGTGAACACCATCTGGTGTCGTTTCACGGCGTGGCCCACGTCGGCTACATCCCGGGCAACGACGGCAGGGTGACCGGGCTGTCGAAGATCGCGCGATTGGTCGACCTGTACGCCAAGCGGCCGCAGGTGCAGGAACGGCTCACCAGCCAGATCGCCGACGCCCTGATGAACAAACTCGACCCGCGCGGAGTGATCGTCGTGATCGAGGCCGAGCACCTGTGCATGGCCATGCGCGGCGTCCGCAAGCCGGGCGCGGTCACCACCACCTCGGCGGTGCGCGGACAGTTCAAGACCAACGCCGCTTCCCGGGCCGAGGCGCTCGACCTCATCCTGCGTAAGTGA
- the ftsH gene encoding ATP-dependent zinc metalloprotease FtsH: MNRKNVIRTITAIAVVVLLGWSFFYFSDDTRGYKPVDTSVAVAQINGDNVKSAQIDDREQQLRLTLKKGNGDTDNSDKVITKYPSGYAVDLFNALSAKNAKVSTVVNQGSILGELLVYVLPLLLLVGLFVMFSRMQGGARMGFGFGKSRAKLLNKDMPKTTFADVAGVDEAVEELYEIKDFLQNPGRYQALGAKIPKGVLLYGPPGTGKTLLARAVAGEAGVPFFTISGSDFVEMFVGVGASRVRDLFEQAKQNNPCIIFVDEIDAVGRQRGAGLGGGHDEREQTLNQLLVEMDGFDPRAGVILIAATNRPDILDPALLRPGRFDRQIPVSNPDLAGRKAVLEVHSKGKPIGPDADLAGLAKRTVGMTGADLANVINEAALLTARENGTVITSAALEEAVDRVIGGPRRKGRIISEQEKKITAYHEGGHTLAAWAMPDIEPIYKVTILARGRTGGHAVAVPEEDKGLRTRSEMIAQLVFAMGGRAAEELVFREPTTGAVSDIEQATKVARAMVTEFGMSSKLGAVKYGTEHGDPFLGRTMGTQADYSHEVARDIDDEIRKLIEAAHTEAWEILTEYRDVLDTLAGELLEKETLHRAELEGIFADVEKRPRLTVFDDFGGRIPSDKPPIKTPGELAMERGEPWPPPVPEPAFKAAIARASQAAAAAGADAERKNNGGNGSQAAGHRPGVPHGPTQPDYGAPAGWHAPGWPPQDQQPNYWYPPPQAPQQPYWPQPAGHSPGYPGQPRHPGHQGQQGPAQTPYPPYPPYPPPGLPDPVGKSPEQQDDDVSRSNPPAHG; encoded by the coding sequence ATGAACCGGAAAAACGTTATCCGCACCATCACGGCGATTGCCGTCGTGGTGCTGCTCGGTTGGTCGTTCTTCTACTTCAGCGACGACACCCGCGGCTATAAGCCCGTCGACACGTCGGTGGCGGTGGCGCAGATCAACGGCGACAACGTCAAGAGCGCGCAGATCGACGATCGCGAGCAGCAGCTGCGGTTGACCCTGAAAAAGGGCAACGGCGACACCGACAACTCCGACAAGGTCATCACCAAATACCCGAGCGGGTACGCGGTCGACCTGTTCAACGCGCTGAGCGCGAAGAACGCGAAGGTCAGCACGGTCGTCAACCAGGGCAGCATCCTGGGCGAGCTGCTGGTGTACGTGCTTCCGCTGCTGTTGCTGGTGGGCCTGTTCGTGATGTTCTCCCGCATGCAGGGTGGCGCCCGAATGGGCTTCGGGTTCGGCAAATCACGCGCCAAGCTGCTCAATAAGGACATGCCCAAGACGACGTTCGCCGACGTTGCGGGCGTGGACGAGGCGGTCGAAGAGCTCTACGAGATCAAGGACTTCCTGCAGAACCCCGGCCGCTATCAGGCCCTGGGCGCCAAGATCCCCAAGGGGGTGCTGCTCTACGGCCCACCCGGGACCGGTAAGACGCTGCTGGCCCGCGCCGTGGCGGGGGAAGCCGGGGTCCCCTTCTTCACCATCTCCGGCTCCGACTTCGTCGAGATGTTCGTCGGTGTGGGCGCGTCGCGCGTGCGCGACCTGTTCGAGCAGGCCAAACAGAACAACCCCTGCATCATCTTCGTCGACGAGATCGACGCGGTGGGCCGACAGCGCGGTGCCGGCCTGGGCGGCGGCCACGACGAACGCGAGCAGACGCTGAACCAGCTGCTGGTCGAGATGGACGGCTTCGACCCGCGCGCCGGCGTCATCCTCATCGCGGCCACCAACCGGCCCGACATCCTGGACCCCGCGCTGCTGCGGCCCGGCCGCTTCGACCGGCAGATCCCGGTGTCCAACCCGGATCTGGCGGGCCGCAAAGCGGTGCTCGAAGTGCACTCCAAGGGCAAGCCGATCGGCCCCGACGCCGACCTCGCCGGGCTGGCCAAGCGCACCGTCGGCATGACCGGCGCCGACCTGGCCAACGTCATCAACGAGGCGGCGCTGCTGACCGCCCGGGAGAACGGCACCGTCATCACCAGCGCCGCGCTCGAAGAGGCGGTGGACCGGGTGATCGGCGGGCCGCGCCGCAAGGGCCGCATCATCAGCGAGCAGGAAAAGAAGATCACCGCCTACCACGAGGGCGGCCACACCCTGGCGGCGTGGGCGATGCCGGACATCGAGCCGATTTACAAGGTGACGATCCTGGCGCGCGGTCGGACCGGCGGCCACGCGGTCGCGGTGCCCGAGGAGGACAAGGGTCTGCGGACCCGCTCGGAGATGATCGCGCAACTGGTGTTCGCGATGGGCGGACGCGCCGCCGAGGAACTGGTGTTCCGGGAGCCGACGACGGGCGCGGTGTCCGACATCGAGCAGGCCACCAAGGTGGCCCGCGCGATGGTCACCGAATTCGGGATGAGTTCCAAGCTGGGCGCGGTCAAGTACGGCACCGAACACGGCGACCCGTTCCTGGGCCGCACCATGGGGACGCAGGCCGACTACTCCCACGAGGTCGCCCGCGACATCGACGACGAGATCCGCAAGCTGATCGAGGCGGCCCACACCGAGGCGTGGGAGATCCTCACCGAATACCGCGACGTGCTCGACACACTGGCCGGCGAGCTCCTGGAAAAGGAGACGCTGCACCGGGCCGAGCTGGAGGGCATCTTCGCCGACGTCGAAAAGCGGCCCCGGCTCACCGTGTTCGACGATTTCGGTGGCCGCATCCCGTCGGACAAGCCGCCGATCAAGACGCCCGGCGAGCTGGCGATGGAGCGCGGCGAGCCGTGGCCACCACCCGTTCCCGAACCGGCATTCAAGGCGGCCATCGCGCGGGCCAGCCAGGCCGCGGCGGCTGCGGGAGCGGACGCCGAGCGGAAGAACAACGGCGGCAACGGCTCTCAAGCGGCCGGCCATCGTCCAGGAGTGCCGCACGGGCCCACCCAGCCCGACTACGGGGCTCCGGCGGGCTGGCATGCGCCGGGATGGCCCCCGCAGGACCAGCAGCCCAATTACTGGTATCCGCCGCCGCAGGCCCCGCAACAGCCCTATTGGCCGCAGCCCGCGGGGCACTCCCCGGGTTATCCGGGCCAGCCCCGCCATCCGGGTCACCAGGGACAGCAGGGCCCGGCACAAACCCCCTACCCGCCGTATCCGCCCTACCCGCCGCCGGGTCTGCCGGACCCGGTCGGCAAGTCGCCTGAGCAGCAGGACGACGACGTGAGCCGGTCCAACCCACCGGCGCACGGGTGA
- a CDS encoding VOC family protein — protein MKRLDHVVLWTGNPRASMDFYTRVVGLEPVRFAEFEAGDAPFPSVRVGEDSIIDLVPLGDVAGTESLTRVPGSAGHPVNHVCLALSKPEYDALDLRLQAAGVDTGARLGPNFGARGWAPQAYYFADPDGNVVEARYYE, from the coding sequence ATGAAGCGGCTCGATCACGTCGTCCTCTGGACCGGGAATCCGCGCGCCTCGATGGATTTCTATACGAGGGTGGTCGGGTTGGAGCCGGTCCGGTTCGCCGAGTTCGAGGCCGGCGACGCGCCCTTCCCGAGCGTGCGGGTCGGTGAGGACTCGATCATCGACTTGGTTCCGCTTGGCGATGTCGCCGGCACCGAGTCGCTGACGCGGGTGCCCGGCAGCGCCGGCCACCCGGTGAACCACGTCTGTCTCGCGCTGTCGAAGCCCGAATACGACGCGCTGGATCTTCGCCTGCAAGCGGCGGGAGTGGACACCGGCGCGCGACTGGGCCCCAATTTCGGGGCCCGCGGCTGGGCGCCGCAGGCCTACTACTTCGCCGATCCGGATGGCAACGTCGTCGAGGCGCGCTATTACGAATGA
- a CDS encoding alpha/beta fold hydrolase, producing the protein MVLKSTERLVETNGVQLRVTEAGERGAPVVILAHGFPELAYSWRHQIPVLAEAGYHVLAPDQRGYGGSSRPEAIEAYDVHQLTADLVGLLDDVDADRAVWIGHDWGAAVVWNAPLLHPDRVAAVAALSVPAVPRPKSAPTQAWGKAFGENFFYILYFQEPGVADAELNADPARTMRRMMGGLRTSGDPLTASRMVAPGPEGFIDRLPEPDALPDWLSQEELDHYIAEFSRTGFTGGLNWYRNFDRNWETTPELTDAKITVPALFIGGTADPVLTFTRADRASQLITGPYRQVMIDDAGHWLQQERPDEVNAALLDFLNGLELR; encoded by the coding sequence ATGGTGCTCAAATCAACCGAACGGTTAGTAGAGACCAACGGTGTACAACTGCGGGTGACCGAGGCGGGCGAGCGCGGCGCACCGGTCGTGATTTTGGCCCACGGCTTTCCCGAACTGGCCTATTCCTGGCGCCACCAGATTCCGGTCCTCGCCGAGGCGGGATACCACGTGCTGGCGCCCGATCAGCGCGGCTATGGCGGCTCATCTCGTCCGGAAGCGATCGAGGCGTACGACGTACACCAGCTCACGGCCGACCTTGTCGGTCTCCTCGATGACGTCGACGCCGACCGTGCCGTCTGGATCGGACACGACTGGGGTGCCGCCGTGGTGTGGAACGCCCCGTTGCTGCACCCGGATCGGGTCGCGGCCGTCGCCGCGCTCAGCGTGCCCGCGGTGCCCCGGCCGAAGTCGGCGCCGACGCAGGCGTGGGGCAAGGCGTTCGGCGAGAACTTCTTTTACATCCTGTACTTCCAGGAGCCCGGCGTCGCCGACGCGGAGCTCAACGCCGATCCAGCCCGGACGATGCGGCGGATGATGGGCGGATTGCGGACATCGGGTGACCCACTCACCGCGTCGCGGATGGTGGCCCCCGGCCCCGAGGGGTTCATCGACCGCCTTCCCGAACCGGACGCGCTGCCGGACTGGCTCAGCCAGGAGGAACTCGATCACTACATCGCCGAGTTTTCCCGCACCGGGTTCACCGGTGGCCTGAACTGGTATCGCAACTTCGACCGTAACTGGGAGACCACCCCCGAGCTGACCGATGCGAAAATCACTGTGCCGGCGCTCTTTATCGGGGGAACCGCCGACCCGGTGTTGACGTTCACCCGCGCCGACCGCGCGTCACAGTTGATCACCGGCCCCTACCGCCAGGTGATGATCGACGACGCGGGGCACTGGTTGCAGCAGGAAAGGCCCGACGAGGTGAACGCGGCCCTATTGGACTTCCTCAATGGATTGGAGTTGCGATGA
- a CDS encoding LLM class flavin-dependent oxidoreductase, with protein MSAPLRFGVFITPFHPIGQSPTVALEYDMERVVALDRLGYDEAWFGEHHSGGYELIACPEVFIAAAAERTKHIRLGTGVVSLPYHHPLMVADRWVLLDHLTRGRVMFGTGPGALPSDAYMMGIDPVDQRHMMQDSLEAILALFRAGPTERIDRHTDWFTLRDAQLHIRPYTWPYPEISTAAMISPSGPRLAGALGTSLLSLSMSVPGGYAALETTWDVVREQAAKAGRDEPNRADWRVLSIMHIADSRERAIDDCTYGLQDFANYFGAAGFVPLANSVDGAQTPHEFVEDYAAKGNCCIGTPEDAIAHIEDLLDRSGGFGTLLMLGHDWASPEATYHCYELMARKVIPHFKGQLAASRSSHDWAKGNRDQLIGRAGEAVVKAITEHVDEQKGVKS; from the coding sequence ATGAGCGCGCCACTTCGCTTCGGTGTCTTCATCACACCGTTTCACCCGATCGGTCAATCCCCAACGGTGGCTTTGGAATACGACATGGAGCGGGTGGTCGCACTCGATCGGCTCGGTTACGACGAAGCGTGGTTCGGCGAGCACCATTCCGGTGGCTACGAACTGATCGCCTGCCCGGAGGTCTTCATCGCGGCCGCCGCCGAGCGCACGAAACACATCCGGCTGGGCACCGGGGTGGTTTCGCTGCCCTACCATCATCCGCTGATGGTCGCCGATCGCTGGGTGCTGCTCGACCACCTCACCCGCGGCCGGGTCATGTTCGGCACCGGCCCCGGCGCGTTGCCATCGGATGCCTACATGATGGGCATCGATCCGGTCGACCAACGACACATGATGCAGGATTCGTTGGAGGCGATCCTCGCGCTGTTCCGCGCCGGTCCCACCGAGCGGATAGACCGCCACACCGACTGGTTCACGCTGCGCGACGCGCAACTGCACATCCGGCCCTACACCTGGCCCTATCCCGAAATCTCCACGGCGGCAATGATTTCTCCGTCCGGACCGCGGCTGGCCGGTGCACTGGGCACGTCGTTGCTGTCGTTGTCGATGTCGGTCCCCGGCGGCTACGCCGCGCTGGAAACCACCTGGGACGTGGTGCGCGAGCAGGCCGCCAAAGCCGGCCGGGACGAGCCGAACCGGGCCGACTGGCGCGTTCTGAGCATCATGCACATCGCGGACAGCCGTGAGCGGGCCATCGACGACTGCACCTACGGGCTGCAGGATTTCGCCAACTACTTCGGCGCGGCGGGGTTCGTTCCGCTGGCCAACAGCGTCGATGGTGCCCAGACGCCGCACGAGTTCGTCGAGGACTACGCGGCCAAGGGCAATTGCTGCATAGGAACCCCCGAGGACGCGATCGCCCACATCGAAGACCTGCTCGACCGCTCAGGCGGTTTCGGCACGCTGCTGATGCTCGGCCACGACTGGGCCTCCCCCGAGGCGACGTATCACTGCTACGAGCTGATGGCGCGCAAGGTGATCCCCCATTTCAAGGGACAGCTGGCGGCGTCGCGCTCGTCGCACGACTGGGCCAAGGGCAATCGTGACCAGTTGATCGGCCGGGCCGGTGAGGCCGTGGTGAAAGCCATCACCGAGCATGTCGACGAACAGAAGGGGGTGAAA